The DNA region GCTCCGATCCTCTTAGCGAACCTCTTGGAGGCGATCACCGTCATGGCCGCGCCGTCGGTCATGGGCGAGGAGTTGCCGGCGGTGACGCTCCCTCCCTCCAGGAACGCGGGCGGCAGTGCGGCGAGCGCTTCTATCGAGGTGTCGGACCTCGGCCCCTCGTCCTGCGCAACCTCGAACTCCCGGCCGTCTGCGGACAGCGCGCACACCGGCGTCTTCTCAGCATCGAACTTCCCCTTCGACTGCGCGAGCACCGCCTTGCGATGGCTCATGAGCGCGAAGCGATCCTGCTCCTCGCGCGATACGCCATAGGTGCGCGCCACGTTCTCCGCCGTGAGCCCCATGGATATGTACGCTTCGGGAACGCCGTTGCGCATGAGCCTTTCGTTGAGGTTCGGATTGAACCCGCCGATCGGCACGTGTGACATGCTCTCCACGCCGCCGGCGACGAAGAGCTCGCCGTCGCCGCAGCGGATCGCGCGCGCAGCCTGCGCTATCGCCTCAAGGGAGCTGGCGCAAAAACGGTTGATCGTCACCGCAGCCGCCCCTTCCGGCAGCCCGGCGAGGAACGAGATGTTGCGCGAGATGTTGTAGCCCTGCTCGCCCTCGGGCATGGCGCAGCCGATGAGCACGTCCTCGATCGCGGAGGGGTCGAGCCCCGGTACGCGCGCGAGTGCTGCGCAGAGGACCTGGCTCGCTATGTCGTCGATGCGCGTGCGGGAGAATGCGCCCTTTCCGGCCTTGGCCATCGGGCTTCGCACGCATGATAGGATGAGTGCATCCGTCATACCGCCTCCTTGCCGGCAAACTAAGCAAAATCAACGATGAAGGGCAACAGATTTAGGGGGGGTCAGAGGGAAGCAAATGCGTCGGCAGCCAGCCTCCACTCATACGAATGAGAGGGCAGCATGCGCTCCATCCTGCGCAGGGATTCTGATATGCGGGCGCTGTCGTAGACCCCGTGGCGTTTTATGAAGCGCGCGAGCGTCCGAGCCGCGGCCTTTCGCACGGGCCAGTGATCGTCCGAGAGCGCATCGATGAGGGCCCCCTCCGACTGCGCGCTGTTCCATAGCAGGAGCGCATCCGCGGCCGATTCGCGGACGGCGGCGTCCGGATCCTTGGCGAGCGAACGCGCCACCGCCTGGCCCGCCTCGTCGGCGGCAGCGAAGCGCAGCGCCTTTATCGCAGCCTGCCTGATCGTGGCGCACGGCTCGTTGCCGGGTTTGAGATAATTGCGCAGGGTTTGAAAGACGCGGAGCGAGATCTCCTGAGAAAAACCTACGAGGAATCTGCCGAGCGAGCGCACCGCCTCGTAGCGCACGTACGGTTCCGCGTCGCGCGAGGCCTCCTCGATGTGCTTCAGCACGCCCTCGCCGGCGAAGAACCCCATCGCGCAGGCGATGCCGGCCCTGAGCCTCGCCGGGATATGCCTCTCCAGGGTGAGAAGGTCCAGCATCGCGGGCAAGGCCTCTTTTGCGCCGAGAAGCCCCAGTGCGCGCGCAGCCCTCTCCCTCACTCGGGCGGAGCTGTCGTGCAGGAGCGCCTTGATGAGCGAGGCGTGGGCACGGGGATCGCCCAATTTCCAGAGCGACCACGCGGCCTCCTGCCTCACCACCGGGTCCTTGTCTTCAGACAGAGAGACGCACAGGGGCACGACCGCCTCCGGCATCTTCAAGTTTTCGGATATCGCCAGATCGCCCAGCTCCCGTGCTGCTATTATCCTGTCGTTGCGCCTGCCCTTGCGCAGAGACAGGAGCATCGCGCCTATGCGCGCGGCCGGTTTCTCCTTGGACTTGGGCAGGACGCTGTGAAGCGGACGCACCACGCCCGCCGCAAGATCGGCCCCGCCGCGCTCCGGGACGTGTCCCCTGAAGCTGCGCGAGGTCACCTGGGTGGGCTCCTCCGAGAGCATGCTGTCCAGATAAATCTGCATCCATTACCTTATCGATCGAGGCGTCGGAAAAGTTGCGTCATAAAACAAGGCCCCCCGCCCGGACCCGAATCCATGCCTTTGCGAAGCCGGGATCGGATCAGAACGGGGAGCGCTTTATTAAGGAGATGCGCAGGTCTGTAAGCCGGGTTCTGTTCCCTTTACAGGGTAACGGCCATTCATCTGGGACGGCTGTTGCCAACCGCCTCTAGCGACCTACCCGCCATCCCGCCTCATATATTAAGCCTTGGGCGGATCACCCTCGAGGGCCATACGGCCCCTGGATGGCTGCTTGGCCTTGCTC from bacterium includes:
- a CDS encoding acetyl-CoA C-acyltransferase, whose protein sequence is MTDALILSCVRSPMAKAGKGAFSRTRIDDIASQVLCAALARVPGLDPSAIEDVLIGCAMPEGEQGYNISRNISFLAGLPEGAAAVTINRFCASSLEAIAQAARAIRCGDGELFVAGGVESMSHVPIGGFNPNLNERLMRNGVPEAYISMGLTAENVARTYGVSREEQDRFALMSHRKAVLAQSKGKFDAEKTPVCALSADGREFEVAQDEGPRSDTSIEALAALPPAFLEGGSVTAGNSSPMTDGAAMTVIASKRFAKRIGA
- a CDS encoding HEAT repeat domain-containing protein, giving the protein MQIYLDSMLSEEPTQVTSRSFRGHVPERGGADLAAGVVRPLHSVLPKSKEKPAARIGAMLLSLRKGRRNDRIIAARELGDLAISENLKMPEAVVPLCVSLSEDKDPVVRQEAAWSLWKLGDPRAHASLIKALLHDSSARVRERAARALGLLGAKEALPAMLDLLTLERHIPARLRAGIACAMGFFAGEGVLKHIEEASRDAEPYVRYEAVRSLGRFLVGFSQEISLRVFQTLRNYLKPGNEPCATIRQAAIKALRFAAADEAGQAVARSLAKDPDAAVRESAADALLLWNSAQSEGALIDALSDDHWPVRKAAARTLARFIKRHGVYDSARISESLRRMERMLPSHSYEWRLAADAFASL